The Sphingorhabdus lutea genome segment ACATTGGGGTTGGGATGGCTTATCCCCTGTCCTCGATGGCCCAGTGATATTGCCGCACGCATATATTTATGATGCTGATGTGCATCCGACATTATTTTGACCCAGAGGATGGATTTTTACCATTCACTATCTCGGCCTGTTTTGGTTCAGGCTGCTTTTTTTCTTTTGCAGCTTTTTCGGCGGCGGCCTTTTCATCTGCGGCTTTCTCCGCAAGTGCCTCTGCCTCTATCCGTTCCACATCCATTCCCGAAGCGCGGCCAATCGCCTTAAACGTCTCTTTTCTTTTTTCCGCAGCGATTCGTGCCTTTTCAGCATTGATTTTATAATCGGCCAAAATTTCTTCACGTGAGCGTTCAAGCGTCCAGTTTTTAAAATATATTACCTCTGGCGGGGGAGGCAGTGATTTTTCCTTTGCATCAATATGCAAGGCAAAAAGCAATATTCCCGGCGGCAAACATGCCATAAAAAATAATAAAGGTTTATATTGACGGCGCACACGTAAATAATGCCATAAATCGGCAATGGCGTTTGTTGGTGTGGTGACATCTTTAAAAATCGACATAATCGTTAAATAAGGCCCATTGGCAAAATTGCAAAGCGCTTAGTTAAACAAAAATGAAGCAGTGCCGTTTAAATAATTGAAGCCGGCGGATCAGATATTGGATTTTGCCTTAAATTATTGCGAAAATAAATGGACATAATAAGCATGGCCTTACCAAAGGAATATCGACCAAGTCACGCCATGGCAGGCAGACATCATCGCCATGCGTTGGAACTTTCTGCCCTGTTAAAGGGGTTAGAGCCCCATGCTGCGTCGGAAATTTTGCATGATGAGTTGAACCATATTTTGACCCTGATAAAAATGGGAAGTCATCCAACCCAAAAAGCATGGCGTGAACAATGGCGCGACAATCATCTGGCACGTGGACAGGCGGTGCTTACCGCGTTGATCGCGCATATGGAGATGAGCAGCGATGCGAGCAGCGATTTATTGATCCAAATTTATCAATCCATGGCGGTTAATCTGCGCATCATTGGACAGAAAAATGATGCTGGCCTGTTGGATCAATTGATTTTAACCGCAAATAAATTGGCGGTGGATTAAATATAAAATTTCATTTATTTTCGCCCAAAATATCAGGCATAATGCAAAAATAATTTAGGCAATTTGCAAATCATATCGGCGCATTTTTTCCACCAAAGTGGTGCGTTTTAATGACAACATCCTTGCCGCCTCTGCAATCACCCCTTCACAATTATTCAATGCCTGTTGAATACGTTGCTGTTCCAATTCCTCAACCAATTCACGAAGATTGACCGGTTCGCCGGCATCTTCATCCATATCGATATTGTTAAATTCTTCTTGAACAAAGGGTTTAAAAGTTGGTGCGGATTGATTTGGTTGATTATCCGGTTTTTTACGTGGTTTTTGCACGATAAGCTCTGATGCGCTAAATTCATCCAATATTTCACCTGAATGGAAAATCTGCGCCCGCTCCACAAAATTGCGCAATTCACGAATATTGCCGGGCCAGTCATAGCTTTTTAACAATTTTTCCGCCTCGATTGACAGGGTAAATCGGCGCGATTTGGGATGTTTCTTTTGAAAATGTTCAACCAATAAACCAATATCCTGTGCGCGTTCTTTTAATGTCGGCACATCAATAACCACCACGCCCAAACGGTAAAAAAGATCCGCTCTTAATCCGCCCTTTTCAATTGCACAGTCAATATCAATATTGGTTGCTGATATAATCCGCGCATCGGTTTCAATTTCGGATGCTGCGCCAATGGGCCGTATCCTGCCATCTTCCAACACTCTTAATAATTTCACCTGAAGCGCGGGTGACATTTCGCCAATTTCATCTAAAAATAGGCTGCCTTTATCCGCTTGCTTAAAACGCCCAATTTGATTGTCAATGGCGCCTGTAAATGAACCTTTTCTGTGTCCGAACAGCTCACTCTCCATCAATTCAGAAGGAATGGCCCCGCAATTTATCTTAACCAATTCGGCATGATGGCGGCTGCTTCTTTTATGAATTTCTGCCGCGACCAATTCTTTGCCTGTGCCCGATGGGCCATTTATCAATATGGGGGCATCGCTTTGCGCGACCTGTTCAATGATATGACGCAGACGCTTTGCTGGTAAAGAATTGCCAATAATGGAGGAAATATATTCCTGTTCCATATCATAATTATTTACATTTACCATAGCAACCATCCGCAGCACATGCGATAAAAAAGCATGTAATTTAATGAACTTACGCCATTAAAATCGCCAATTGAAGTAAACAAAAGATTAAATGATTTTAACCCCCTCAGCAGATAAGGGGAATAATATATCCATATTGGAGCTTTATTTTTATAAAGCCCAGAGGGGTAGGCATTTTACATGATTATACATATCCAATTTGGATGTAATAATTTTCATCATGCATAAATAATTGGGCAATTTTTGATAAAAATATATAAATTTGCCGATAAGAATGCCGTTATCCCCATATGGAAATAATATCTGCACAACGTCCTTACACTCCCTGCGATGATAAATCAGCATTAGGAGCAGTGCCACTAACAAATAAAGGCCCAGAGGCAGGCGTAAAAATGAAAAATGAACCAGCATCCGACAATGACGCAAAATATGATGAGTTGATGAAGGTACGCGAGGCTATTTTGAACGGCGATTATCAGATTGATGCAGATAAAATTGCCGGCATCCTTATCCAAAAGGATTTGGTGTCATAATTTTGACGCTTTGCATTTTTCCAATTATAATTTTATTACGCGGCATCAAAAAATCTCGCATAAATATCGGTAATATATAGATTTTTTATAATTGGCACAGGCTGTGCTTTTTCACTGTTGATGATAACAAGATGAAAAGGACCAGCAAGTGAGGGACCAAAGCCAATTAGAAACCATGACCCGGAAACAGGATGTTCAAACATCCCATAAAGAGGGACAGGTAATAAATTCCACCAATTTAAATAATAAAGAAATTGAAGTTATAATCGCCCAATATCGCCCCTTGGTCCGGCGCATTGCCAATCAGGTGCAGCGACAATCGGGAAATATGCATGATTTTGACGATTTGGAACAAATTGGTATATTGGCATTATTTGAAACATTAAAAACAGGCGCCGATATTGGCCCGCAATTTCCTGCCTATGCTCGGATGCGGGTGCGCGGCGCCATGATGGATAATTTACGTAAAACTTCGACCATCAGCCGATCAGCCATTGCAAAAAGACGTGCCTTGTTAAAATGCCGCAATGAATTGGAACAACAACGTTTCCGTTCCATCACCAGCGACGAAATGGCCGCCGAAATGAATATGGATGCCGCCAGCTATCATCAAATGGAATGGGAAAGCCAACCCGCCGACATGTCCTCCATCGATGATATTTATCATGAAAAAAATTCCGATTTTGTTGATGATGAGCTGGATAGTTTTGAGCTGCTGGAAAAAAAGCAATTGCAACAAATATTGGCCAGCCTTATTGGCGGATTAAAACCAAGGGAAGCTCAAATTTTGCAGCTTTATTTTGTTGATGAATATGGGTTGGAAGAAATTGGCACCATCATGGGTGTGGGTTCGGCGCGTATTTGCCAGATTAAAAAGGCAGCATTGAATAAATTGAAAAATCAGCTGCACGAAAAAATTGGCAATCATTATTAAACCCGCCATTAAAGCAAAGAAATAGTCCGATACGCTCTTGATTGCGGGATAGAGCGCCGTCATAAGGGCGCATGATAAAAAATATCTTTTTGTTGCTTGCCATTATTGCCGTGGGCGTTGGTATATGGTTTTACACTTTATCCGGCCCAATGAAGTTAAATATGGCCGACAAGGCATGGCCCGCAGAATTGGGCATGATTAAATCGGTGCAAACAATAAATTATGGCGATGATTCGCGCCAAAAATTGGATATTTATCAAATTGCGGATGCGAAAGTGCGCGTCAATGGACAAGATAATTTTGATAAAAAACCGGTATTGATATTTTTCCATGGAGGCAGCTGGTATCATGGGGAGCGGGAGGGATATGCCTATATCGCCCGCGCATTTGCCAAATATGGCATAATGACGGTGATTGCCGATTATCGCAAATATCCCGATGTTCAATTTCCCGATTTTGTAAATGACAGCGCAGCCGCCATTAAATGGACGCGGCAACATATCGCGAAATATGGCGGAGATCCCGATAATATCACCATTTCAGGACATAGCGCAGGTGCGCATTTATCCATGCTTGCTATATTGGATCCAAAATATATGGGCGATATTACTTATATTCGCGGCGTCATAGGGATTGCAGGGCCATATGATTTTTACCCCTTTACTTCGGATTCGGCCAAAAATGCGATGGGCCATTGGCCAAAGCCAGCCGAAACCCAGCCAATAAATTATACGCGCGCCGATGCCCCGCCTATGTTGTTATTAAGCGGGGATAATGATAAATTGGTCAGCCCACGAAACAGCAAGTCGCTGGCCGCTGCGTTACAAGAAAAAGGCGCAAAGGCAGAGGTGAAAATTTATCCCCAAATGGATCATTATGAAATCATCATGGCCATTGCGTTGCCCTTTCGGGGCAAGGGCGCTGTCCTTGACGATATGGCCGCATTTATAAACAGAAAATAATGGACAGAAAAAAGGCGCAATAAATGGAAATGATACCGCAATTTGATGCCATTTTATTGGCCGGATCACGCCCCGAAATTGACCCATTGGCGCATGCCGCCAATGTTAGCTTAAAATCATTGGTCATGGTGCATGGCCGGCCCATGCTTTCATGGCCGCTGCGCCATATTTTATCGCACCCGCAATGCCGCAAGCTTTGTATTTTGGCCCAAGATTTTAGGGAGTTGTTACAACATCCACAGCTAAAGCCCCTATTAACCCATCCAAAGGCGCAAATGTGCATCAGCAATGATGGGATTAGCAGCTCTATCGCCGATATTTTAAACGGCAGCCAATTATCATCGCCCATATTGATATTAACTGGTGATAATGTGTTGATTAACGACATGATATTGGATGAATTTTTACAATCGGCAAAGGGTAATGATTTGGCCGTGGGCATGGTCGAAAAACGCACAATGATGGCAAAATATCCAGATGCAAAGCGCACATGGATAAAATTGCGCGGCGGGGCATGGTCGGGCGCAAATTTATTCTGGATTGAAAAGCCCGCCGCTATGCAGCCGCTTTTATCATTTTGGCAGGATGTAGAACAAAAACGCAAAAAAGGGCTGGCGATTATTGCCGCCTTTGGCCCATTTTTAATGATTGGCGCGGCGGCGCGTTTTTGGACAATGGGACAGGCAATTGCAAAGGCGGGGCGCCGTTTCGGGCTTCGCGCGGCATTGGCGCCCATCAATATTGCCGAGGCATGTATCGATGTCGATAAACCCGCCGATTTAATTCAGGTAGAGGCGATTATGGCGTCAGACCGTCAATATGGGCCATGACCGCCGCCTTTGCCTTTGCCAACATTTGGTCATAAGGTTCCAATGAAGACAGATCGACAATCGGCGCATTATTAAATGTTAATTGCGGGGTCGCGGCGACCTTTGCCTTTAATGATTCGATTTTATGATCTGGTTTGCGGGCAAAGGCGGTTTTCACATCAATATTCAATCTTATGACAAGATTGGGGATATAAGACGCCATTTCGGTATAAATGGCCAATTCATTTTTGGATAGCCAGCTGACCATTGCGCCTTCGGCCCTTGCCGCGGACAGGCCCGGCCCATCATAAAATCCTGGAACCTCCAATTGGGGGTAGCGGTCGGTCACCACCAACATGCCCGATTTACGCAAAGCGATCATTTTGGCAAAGCGGCGTGCGCGAATTTTTGAAAAAATATAAATGACCAATGCCGTCGCTACACCAGGAATTTTTGCGCCCTTGGTCCGGGCCTGTTTTGCCTTTTTGGATAATAATTTTTCAAAGGATGGCCCAATAATCGGCCATGCCTTTATCTTATTGCCCATGACACCGGAACGCAGGCCCAAATATGTGCTTTGCGCCGGACGCTGTGCCTGAATCCATGATAATAGGTCGGCAGAAAGGGTTGATTTGCCCGATCCATCACAGCCCACAACAGCGATGAGCGGTGCCAGATCGGATGCGTTTTCTTGTGCCATTAACTAATGCCGTCAAATGCCTTGCCAAATTGCCGCGCCGCGCCAAGCACCACCCGCAATATAACACAGACTGCAAATATATAATATAAAGTCAAATTTTCCGGAAATTCAAATCCATTTCGTGCAAAATCAAACAACACCACCGCGCTGGCCAATTGAAAGAATTTTTTATATTCGCGGCGAATCGCCCTGCGCCACCAAAAGGGATATTTTGGTTTCACCCATCCGGTCAGGCGCGGTAATAATGCTGGGATTCTGGCGGCCCATGCCTTATGCGCATCGCCAAATTTGGTGATAAGAAATTCTTCTTCGTAAAAACTGATTCGTTCGTAAATTAAAACGGATATTAAAAATACCAATGCGCCAAATTCCCATGATCCGCTTAACATCGCAATGCCGGTAAAATTCATGATACGGCCAACATATAATGGATTACGCACTACCGAATATGGTCCAGTGGTGTTTAATTCCGCTGCTTCGGCTTCTTTTTTTGCATTGCCTGATGTGCCAAGCGCGGCATATCCGCCAATGATGAAACGCCAAATGGCCGCACCCGCCGCAATGCCAAATGAAACCCATAACCATGCCATATTGGCAGCTTCGCTTTCAAATGGGCCATATTTCCCGCTGCAATAGGCGATAATAGCGCCCAAAATAATTACTGTATAAATATATGTGCCGCGAATGATAAATAATTTATGTCCGCTTTTTGCCAATTCTTGTTGATACATGCGCGTGCTTTTTCCAGTCTATTTGGCATAATATATGCCGATAATAAGTATATAATGATTTTGCGTCCCTTTGCCTTAAGCCGCCGCAAAGGTCAATCATTGGCGCATATGGCCTAAATTACACCTTATTATATCACTATATTTATATTATTTAAGGCGTGATTATGTAATTCCAATGATTGTTTGGGTTGAGAATAATTTTTTTTATGTTTAAACGAAGCTGTATTATGGCTGAACGACCATATTTTTTTGAATCTTAAAGGTAGCAAAAATGGCAGAATTCCTCCTTCCGAAAAATAGCAAAATTAAAAAGGGTATTACCCATGATGCTGGTGCCAAAAATGAAGGGGGCAATGTAAAGTCCTTTAAAATATATCGTTATGATCCTGATAGCGGCGAAAATCCTCGCTATGATAATTTTGAATTAAATCTTGATGAATGCGGCCCGATGGTCCTTGACGCGCTTATCAAAATGAAAAGCGAGCAAGACCCGTCTTTGACATTTCGTCGTTCCTGCCGCGAGGGTATTTGCGGTTCATGCTCCATGAATATAAATGGCAAAAATGGCCTTGCCTGCACCACCGCGATTGAAGATTGCAAGGGTGAGGTTCAAATTACCCCCTTACCACATATGGAGGTTATTAAGGATCTGGTCCCTGATTTCACCCATTTTTATGCGCAATATTCATCGATAAAGCCATGGTTGCAAACCGTTACCCCCGAACCATCGGATAAGGAACGCCTGCAAACCCCCGAAGATCGGGCAAAGTTAGATGGTTTATATGAATGCATTTTATGCGCCTGTTGTTCCACCAGCTGCCCTAGCTATTGGTGGAATAGTGATAAATTCCTTGGTCCTGCAATTTTGCTACAGGCATATCGCTGGCTTGCCGATAGCCGCGATGAAATGACAGGTGAGCGTTTGGATGAGTTGGAAGATCCATATCGCCTATATCGTTGCCACACGATTATGAATTGTTCCAATGCCTGTCCCAAGGGGTTGAACCCGGCAAAGGCAATCGCAGAAACCAAAAAAATGATGGTGGAGCGCCAGATATAATCTGTCTGTGCTATTCATCTTTTCGTAGAGGAAGGCGAATTGGAACAATCCGGCGATGAGCCCCATTTTTTAAGCCATAAAGTCGCCGCAGAGCCGGGCTGGTATAGTTGGGATATGGTGGATAAGGACCGCTATAACCAATTTTTGGCCCCTATTCGCATTAAAATGGGCCAAGATGGCATTGCCTTGGTCCGCATGACGCCGCGAATCGAACATAGCAATTTGGGCAATATGGTGCATGGCGGCGCATTGCTTGGCTTTATTGATGTCGCCTTATTCGCAGGTTGCGCCATATATCGCGTGGGGCGCGAAGGACCGTCGCTGACCGTTGATTTGCAAACAATATTTATTGGCGCGGGTAAATTGGACCGCGATTTATTTGCCAAGGTGGAAATAATGCGCGAAACTGGACGCATGATTTTCATTCGCGGCACAATTGTGCAAAGTGATGAAGACGCAGCGGTTGGCAATGGCGAAATTGATGAAGATAAATTAACTTATTTGGTGGCCAGTTTTTCCGGCATTATTAAAAAGACCAAAGCAATTTGGACGGATCCAGCATAAATGGCGGATTTGAAAATTCAATATCAAAAATTATTGGACAGCGGCCAGTTAAAGGCAGATCGCGATCAAAAAATGGCTATTGATGCGCTGAATGATATTTGCACAGCGTTGGAGGCTGTTCCCCCGCGCGGCAGCATTATTTGGCGGGCATTGGGGCGTAAACCCGAACCGGTGCGTGGTTTATATATGTGGGGCGGTGTTGGGCGCGGCAAATCCATGTTAATGGATTTATTTTTCGATAATGTGGATATTATTCGCAAAAGGCGCGCGCATTTTCATGAATTTATGATTGATATTCATTCCCGATTGCGCGTCGAGAGGGAAAAGGAGGCTGGGGACCCCATTGCGCCCGTTGTAAAATTATTGGCGGAGGAAACCCGGCTTTTATGCTTTGATGAAATGGTGGTTAATAATATGGCCGATGCGGCGATTATGTCGCGTTTATTTGCCGGTTTGATTGAACAGGGCGTTACCATTATCACCACATCGAACCGTGCGCCCGATGATTTATATAAAAATGGGCTGAACCGTGAATTATTTTTGCCCTTTATCACATTGTTAAAGGATAAATTGGATATTTTGCCGTTAAATGGGGTGAATGATTATCGCCGCCAAAGGCTGGGCGATGCGGCTTTATGGCATTGCCCCAATGGAGATGCAGCGACCAAGGCGCTGAGCGAGACATTTTTCAAGCTGACCGATTTCCCGCCGCAAGATAGCGAGCATGTGCCAAGCATGGAATTGCATGTTTCAAAAAGCAGAACATTATTTATTCCTCGCGCCTTAAAAGGGGTGGCGGTTTTTTCATTCAAAAAATTATGCGCAGCCGCCAATGGCGCGGCCGATTATTTGGCAATTGCGCGTCATTTCCACACGGTAATATTGGTCGGCATCCCCGTTCTTGGCCCAGAAAACCGCAATGAAGCGGCGCGTTTCGTTACCTTAATTGATGCATTATATGAATATCGTGTCAAATTATTGGCCAGCGCAGACGCACAGCCAGAGAATCTATATCCTGTAGGTGATGGCAGATTCGAATTTGATCGCACGGTTTCACGGCTGGCTGAAATGCAAAGCAATGATTATTTGAAATTGGGCCATGGCATGTCGGAAAATTTGGGCGATGAAATGCGCCAAATCAGCGATAAGTAGCTCGATTAAAGATATTGCAAATCAATTGCAATAACAAAGGCATATTTACGGCAAAAGCTGTTGTCTTTTATATAAAAAGCGACTAACGCCTAAGATGAATATATTTTTCTCTTTGTAGCTTAGGAGCAATATCAATATGGCACGGAATAAAATTGCGCTAATCGGCGCGGGCATGATTGGCGGAACATTGGCGCATTTGGCGGCGGCCAAGGAAATGGGCGATGTTGTATTGTTCGACATTGCAGAGGGCATGCCTTCTGGCAAGGCGCTTGATTTGGCGCAGGCTGCACCGGTTGAAGGTTTTGATGCAAAATTAAAAGGCACAAAAGATTATGCCGATATTGCAGGTGCGGATGTTGTAATCGTTACCGCTGGTGTGCCGCGTAAGCCTGGTATGAGCCGCGATGATTTATTGGGCATTAACTTAAAAGTGATGAAGGCAGTGGGCGAAGGGATTAAGGCGCACGCGCCAAATGCATTTGTTATTTGCATCACAAATCCATTGGACGCAATGGTATGGGCGCTTCGTGAATTTTCTGGCCTGTCGCATAATATGGTTGTTGGTATGGCGGGCGTATTGGATAGTGCGCGTTTCCGCCATTTCTTGGCCGAAGAATTTGATGTGTCGGTAAAGGATGTCACGGCATTTGTGCTGGGTGGTCATGGTGATACTATGGTTCCTGTGCTTGAATATTCTACCGTTGCGGGCATTCCTGTTCCTGACCTTATTAAAATGGGTTGGTCAACACAGGAGAAAATGGACGCGATTGTTGCCCGCACGCGCAGCGGCGGCGGTGAAATTGTTCAGCTTCTTGGCAATGGCAGTGCATATTATGCGCCTGCTACTTCGGCAATTGCGATGGCCGAAAGCTATTTAAAAGATCAAAAACGTTTATTCCCATGTGCGGCCCATTTGACCGGCCAATATGGCGTAGATGACCTATATGTTGGTGTGCCGATTGTTATTGGCGCAAAGGGCGTTGACCGTATTGTCGAAATTGAATTGAATGAAGCGGCAAAGGCTGGTTTCCAAATCTCGGTTGATGCGGTGAAGGAGTTATTGGTCGCCTGTAAGGCTTTGGATGAAAGCTTGGCATAATTGCCACGCAATTATCACTACCCGAATTAAGGATTTATTATGAGCATTTTAATTAACAAAGATACCAAAGTTATTACCCAAGGCATGACCGGTAAAACCGGCACATTCCATACCGAACAGGCTTTGGCCTATGGTACCAAAATGGTGGCAGGTGTTACCCCAGGTAAGGGCGGCACGACGCATTTGGGGCTGCCCAATTTTAACACAATGGCAGAGGCAAAAGACGCCACAGGCGCAACTGCATCGGTTATTTATGTGCCGCCCAAATTTACCGCTGCATCAATTATTGAGGCGATTGAAGCCGAAATGGAATTGATTGTCGCCATTACCGAAGGTGTTCCTGTATTGGACATGGTTGAGGTGAAGCGCAAATTAGAAGGATCAAAATCCCGCCTTATCGGGCCAAATTGCCCTGGTGTGTTGACCCCCGATGAATGCAAAATCGGCATTATGCCCGGCAGCATTTTCAAAAAAGGCAGTGTTGGCGTTGTGTCACGTTCTGGCACTTTAACCTATGAGGCAGTGCATCAAACAACTGCTGTTGGCCTTGGCCAAACCACAGCTGTTGGCATTGGTGGTGATCCGGTAAATGGCACCAACTTTATTGACGTTTTGGAATTATTCCTTGCCGATGAAGAGACAAAATCCATCATCATGATTGGTGAAATTGGCGGCAGTGCAGAGGAAGAAGCTGCGCAATTTATCGCCGATGAAGCGAAAAAAGGTCGCAGCAAACCTATGGTTGGCTTTATTGCGGGGCGCACTGCACCTCCAGGACGTCGTATGGGCCATGCGGGCGCGATTGTTTCTGGCGGTCAAGGCGGCGCAGAAGATAAAATCGCCGCTATGGAAGCAGCCGGCATCCGCGTATCGCCAAGTCCATCAGAATTGGGCACAACATTGGCGGCATTACTGGCCGGAAATTAATCCGGCCACTATGCCTAGCCACCCCCTTGGAATATAAATATAATTGCCAGATATAGAAGATAGCTATGAATGATTTCACTCCAGATATAAATTTGAATGAAGCTCAGGCTGGGCCAAGCTGGCAAAATAAGGGGTGGCCGGCGGC includes the following:
- a CDS encoding sigma-54 interaction domain-containing protein, with the translated sequence MVNVNNYDMEQEYISSIIGNSLPAKRLRHIIEQVAQSDAPILINGPSGTGKELVAAEIHKRSSRHHAELVKINCGAIPSELMESELFGHRKGSFTGAIDNQIGRFKQADKGSLFLDEIGEMSPALQVKLLRVLEDGRIRPIGAASEIETDARIISATNIDIDCAIEKGGLRADLFYRLGVVVIDVPTLKERAQDIGLLVEHFQKKHPKSRRFTLSIEAEKLLKSYDWPGNIRELRNFVERAQIFHSGEILDEFSASELIVQKPRKKPDNQPNQSAPTFKPFVQEEFNNIDMDEDAGEPVNLRELVEELEQQRIQQALNNCEGVIAEAARMLSLKRTTLVEKMRRYDLQIA
- a CDS encoding flagellar biosynthesis anti-sigma factor FlgM — encoded protein: MKNEPASDNDAKYDELMKVREAILNGDYQIDADKIAGILIQKDLVS
- a CDS encoding sigma-70 family RNA polymerase sigma factor, whose product is MTRKQDVQTSHKEGQVINSTNLNNKEIEVIIAQYRPLVRRIANQVQRQSGNMHDFDDLEQIGILALFETLKTGADIGPQFPAYARMRVRGAMMDNLRKTSTISRSAIAKRRALLKCRNELEQQRFRSITSDEMAAEMNMDAASYHQMEWESQPADMSSIDDIYHEKNSDFVDDELDSFELLEKKQLQQILASLIGGLKPREAQILQLYFVDEYGLEEIGTIMGVGSARICQIKKAALNKLKNQLHEKIGNHY
- a CDS encoding alpha/beta hydrolase → MIKNIFLLLAIIAVGVGIWFYTLSGPMKLNMADKAWPAELGMIKSVQTINYGDDSRQKLDIYQIADAKVRVNGQDNFDKKPVLIFFHGGSWYHGEREGYAYIARAFAKYGIMTVIADYRKYPDVQFPDFVNDSAAAIKWTRQHIAKYGGDPDNITISGHSAGAHLSMLAILDPKYMGDITYIRGVIGIAGPYDFYPFTSDSAKNAMGHWPKPAETQPINYTRADAPPMLLLSGDNDKLVSPRNSKSLAAALQEKGAKAEVKIYPQMDHYEIIMAIALPFRGKGAVLDDMAAFINRK
- a CDS encoding NTP transferase domain-containing protein; the protein is MEMIPQFDAILLAGSRPEIDPLAHAANVSLKSLVMVHGRPMLSWPLRHILSHPQCRKLCILAQDFRELLQHPQLKPLLTHPKAQMCISNDGISSSIADILNGSQLSSPILILTGDNVLINDMILDEFLQSAKGNDLAVGMVEKRTMMAKYPDAKRTWIKLRGGAWSGANLFWIEKPAAMQPLLSFWQDVEQKRKKGLAIIAAFGPFLMIGAAARFWTMGQAIAKAGRRFGLRAALAPINIAEACIDVDKPADLIQVEAIMASDRQYGP
- a CDS encoding methyltransferase family protein, coding for MYQQELAKSGHKLFIIRGTYIYTVIILGAIIAYCSGKYGPFESEAANMAWLWVSFGIAAGAAIWRFIIGGYAALGTSGNAKKEAEAAELNTTGPYSVVRNPLYVGRIMNFTGIAMLSGSWEFGALVFLISVLIYERISFYEEEFLITKFGDAHKAWAARIPALLPRLTGWVKPKYPFWWRRAIRREYKKFFQLASAVVLFDFARNGFEFPENLTLYYIFAVCVILRVVLGAARQFGKAFDGIS
- a CDS encoding succinate dehydrogenase iron-sulfur subunit; its protein translation is MAEFLLPKNSKIKKGITHDAGAKNEGGNVKSFKIYRYDPDSGENPRYDNFELNLDECGPMVLDALIKMKSEQDPSLTFRRSCREGICGSCSMNINGKNGLACTTAIEDCKGEVQITPLPHMEVIKDLVPDFTHFYAQYSSIKPWLQTVTPEPSDKERLQTPEDRAKLDGLYECILCACCSTSCPSYWWNSDKFLGPAILLQAYRWLADSRDEMTGERLDELEDPYRLYRCHTIMNCSNACPKGLNPAKAIAETKKMMVERQI
- a CDS encoding PaaI family thioesterase, whose product is MEQSGDEPHFLSHKVAAEPGWYSWDMVDKDRYNQFLAPIRIKMGQDGIALVRMTPRIEHSNLGNMVHGGALLGFIDVALFAGCAIYRVGREGPSLTVDLQTIFIGAGKLDRDLFAKVEIMRETGRMIFIRGTIVQSDEDAAVGNGEIDEDKLTYLVASFSGIIKKTKAIWTDPA
- the zapE gene encoding cell division protein ZapE, which gives rise to MADLKIQYQKLLDSGQLKADRDQKMAIDALNDICTALEAVPPRGSIIWRALGRKPEPVRGLYMWGGVGRGKSMLMDLFFDNVDIIRKRRAHFHEFMIDIHSRLRVEREKEAGDPIAPVVKLLAEETRLLCFDEMVVNNMADAAIMSRLFAGLIEQGVTIITTSNRAPDDLYKNGLNRELFLPFITLLKDKLDILPLNGVNDYRRQRLGDAALWHCPNGDAATKALSETFFKLTDFPPQDSEHVPSMELHVSKSRTLFIPRALKGVAVFSFKKLCAAANGAADYLAIARHFHTVILVGIPVLGPENRNEAARFVTLIDALYEYRVKLLASADAQPENLYPVGDGRFEFDRTVSRLAEMQSNDYLKLGHGMSENLGDEMRQISDK
- the mdh gene encoding malate dehydrogenase is translated as MARNKIALIGAGMIGGTLAHLAAAKEMGDVVLFDIAEGMPSGKALDLAQAAPVEGFDAKLKGTKDYADIAGADVVIVTAGVPRKPGMSRDDLLGINLKVMKAVGEGIKAHAPNAFVICITNPLDAMVWALREFSGLSHNMVVGMAGVLDSARFRHFLAEEFDVSVKDVTAFVLGGHGDTMVPVLEYSTVAGIPVPDLIKMGWSTQEKMDAIVARTRSGGGEIVQLLGNGSAYYAPATSAIAMAESYLKDQKRLFPCAAHLTGQYGVDDLYVGVPIVIGAKGVDRIVEIELNEAAKAGFQISVDAVKELLVACKALDESLA
- the sucD gene encoding succinate--CoA ligase subunit alpha, giving the protein MSILINKDTKVITQGMTGKTGTFHTEQALAYGTKMVAGVTPGKGGTTHLGLPNFNTMAEAKDATGATASVIYVPPKFTAASIIEAIEAEMELIVAITEGVPVLDMVEVKRKLEGSKSRLIGPNCPGVLTPDECKIGIMPGSIFKKGSVGVVSRSGTLTYEAVHQTTAVGLGQTTAVGIGGDPVNGTNFIDVLELFLADEETKSIIMIGEIGGSAEEEAAQFIADEAKKGRSKPMVGFIAGRTAPPGRRMGHAGAIVSGGQGGAEDKIAAMEAAGIRVSPSPSELGTTLAALLAGN